The Chitinophaga sp. H8 genome contains a region encoding:
- a CDS encoding Hsp70 family protein — translation MNNNINFGIDLGTTNSLIAKFQDGKVEIFKNPYGQKLTLPSVVAFRKDRIIVGDKARALIEKDPENVFASFKRKMGTAESFFVPNLGDFKTPAALSAQVLKELKNFVHTGETPDAVVITIPASFDTIQCNATKKAGYEAGFKEVALLHEPIAACLAFANKQEAQTKMKGQWLVYDLGGGTFDVALVRFAEGEMKVIDHEGDNYLGGVDFDMAVIDHLVIPYLEKRYKLPDFSRELKGAKGKYNTLYYSLIKKAEEVKVQLTTDLFAELEFEITDQDGTLHDICFTITREDFEGCIYNKVIYSTELVKKILSRNQVSGREVREVVLIGGSTYIPLVKQLVAKELGIAVNCTVDPTTAVVMGAAYYAGGKVKQLLPDTVSPAGEKGLVSVRNIRFKTAYQKITQDLSAYFTAIVSGDLDGCTYRIVRADGGYDSGIKRLKERISEVLLLAPDTCNRFELTVFDEEHQPVPVQKTVIEITHGKFSVQGQPLPDDICIEVDDIENNITRLEVIFEKNAILPLRKTITRELVKTIMRGSDDSLMINVVEGSRYAVPLSCVPVGVIEITARELASDLVKGSDIEITLEMSESRDLTITATLLLNDQAFSDVFNPSVRYVNMNKLREELTVLHRQALKLLKQYENSQEYELAASLQYLESEINKAIMVLQGQGEDDVTDKKYQLEENKRKLAQQLDAVGKEQQLVHLVEQYYEYRNYCEALIKESAEPAWQLKLDEIMTAEKVSLASQSAYTIKTKVAALKKLAWDMKKDQDYTWINIFHHYTTLPLTQFTDEKKAARYIGVGERALERHNYKELKVAVLALHHLLPDEQKDEKRMKGTGIG, via the coding sequence ATGAATAACAATATAAACTTTGGCATTGATTTAGGCACCACTAACTCATTGATAGCAAAGTTCCAGGATGGCAAAGTTGAGATCTTTAAGAATCCCTATGGCCAGAAATTAACACTGCCTTCTGTCGTCGCTTTCCGTAAAGACCGCATCATAGTGGGGGATAAAGCAAGGGCGCTGATAGAAAAGGACCCGGAAAATGTGTTTGCTTCCTTTAAGAGAAAAATGGGTACCGCGGAAAGTTTCTTCGTACCCAATCTGGGCGATTTTAAAACACCTGCTGCGTTATCCGCCCAGGTACTCAAAGAGTTAAAAAACTTTGTTCATACCGGAGAAACACCGGATGCGGTAGTGATTACTATTCCGGCATCATTTGATACCATACAATGCAATGCTACCAAAAAAGCGGGCTATGAAGCCGGCTTTAAAGAGGTGGCCCTGTTGCATGAGCCTATTGCGGCCTGCCTGGCTTTTGCCAATAAACAGGAGGCACAAACGAAAATGAAGGGACAATGGCTGGTATATGATCTGGGTGGAGGTACTTTTGATGTTGCGCTGGTACGCTTTGCGGAAGGGGAAATGAAGGTCATTGACCACGAAGGGGATAACTACCTGGGCGGAGTTGATTTTGATATGGCTGTTATTGATCACCTGGTGATCCCTTATCTCGAAAAACGGTACAAACTACCTGATTTTTCCAGGGAACTCAAAGGAGCAAAGGGGAAGTATAATACGCTTTATTATAGCCTGATTAAAAAAGCAGAAGAGGTAAAAGTACAATTGACCACTGATCTCTTTGCTGAACTGGAATTTGAAATCACCGACCAGGATGGAACCCTGCATGATATCTGCTTTACCATAACCCGTGAAGATTTTGAAGGGTGCATTTATAATAAAGTGATATACTCCACAGAACTGGTAAAAAAGATCCTGTCACGTAATCAGGTGAGCGGCCGGGAAGTGCGGGAAGTGGTACTCATCGGAGGCAGTACCTATATTCCACTTGTAAAACAACTGGTAGCGAAGGAGCTGGGGATTGCGGTCAACTGCACAGTGGATCCTACTACTGCTGTGGTAATGGGAGCTGCTTATTATGCTGGCGGCAAAGTAAAACAACTGTTGCCGGATACAGTAAGCCCCGCTGGTGAAAAGGGCCTCGTATCCGTACGGAACATCAGATTTAAAACAGCCTATCAGAAAATCACGCAGGACCTGTCAGCGTATTTTACAGCGATAGTAAGCGGGGACCTGGACGGTTGCACCTACCGTATTGTACGTGCGGATGGGGGATACGACAGCGGGATCAAAAGATTAAAAGAACGGATTTCCGAAGTGCTGTTACTGGCGCCGGATACCTGCAACAGGTTTGAACTGACCGTTTTTGATGAGGAGCATCAGCCCGTGCCCGTGCAAAAAACAGTGATTGAAATCACGCATGGTAAATTCAGTGTACAAGGGCAGCCACTACCGGATGATATCTGTATTGAAGTAGATGATATTGAAAATAATATTACCCGCCTGGAAGTCATTTTTGAAAAGAATGCAATTTTACCACTACGAAAAACAATCACACGCGAGCTGGTTAAAACGATTATGCGTGGGAGTGATGACAGCCTGATGATCAATGTGGTGGAAGGCAGCCGTTATGCCGTACCGCTGAGTTGTGTGCCGGTAGGGGTAATAGAAATTACTGCCAGAGAGCTGGCGTCAGATCTGGTAAAGGGATCGGATATTGAAATTACCCTGGAAATGAGTGAAAGCAGGGACCTTACTATTACTGCTACGCTGCTGCTGAATGATCAGGCATTTTCTGATGTATTTAATCCTTCCGTACGGTATGTGAACATGAATAAGCTCCGGGAAGAACTGACCGTATTGCACCGGCAGGCCTTAAAGCTGTTGAAACAATATGAAAACAGCCAGGAGTACGAACTGGCTGCTTCCCTGCAATACCTGGAAAGCGAGATTAATAAAGCTATCATGGTATTGCAGGGCCAGGGAGAGGATGATGTAACCGATAAAAAATACCAGCTGGAAGAAAACAAGCGAAAGCTGGCACAACAACTGGATGCTGTTGGAAAAGAACAGCAACTGGTACACCTGGTAGAGCAATATTATGAGTACAGGAACTATTGCGAAGCCCTTATCAAAGAATCAGCTGAACCTGCCTGGCAGCTGAAGCTGGATGAAATCATGACAGCAGAAAAGGTATCCCTGGCTTCTCAAAGTGCCTATACTATCAAGACAAAAGTAGCGGCGCTTAAGAAGCTGGCATGGGATATGAAAAAAGACCAGGACTATACCTGGATTAATATTTTCCATCATTATACTACGTTGCCATTAACACAATTTACAGACGAAAAGAAAGCTGCCCGGTATATCGGAGTAGGAGAAAGAGCATTGGAACGGCACAATTACAAAGAGCTGAAAGTAGCCGTGCTTGCATTGCATCACCTGTTGCCAGATGAGCAAAAAGACGAAAAAAGAATGAAAGGTACCGGAATAGGCTGA
- a CDS encoding GlxA family transcriptional regulator, whose protein sequence is MTQLSILLTHQHRLISIAAVLDVFESVNNFYKLRQQAPFFDIQLVCLDTPENDHTIYGYHPRCITTVHETDLVLIPAFSTADLQQAIAANQGFLPWLRQQYQQGAEIGSFCTGAFLLAASGLLNNKKATTHIMSSEEFAKAFPEVLLYEDKVITIDHGIYTSGGATNSFHLLLFLLEKYCGREIAVQTAKMFSIDMDRESQSHFSSFLPPKNHQDNLVIEAQQLIESKYHQANTVEEIIVNMPSSRRNFVRRFKHATGITPIVYLQRTRIEAARKLLEQTNQSVTEVMLNAGYNDIKAFRTLFRKNLGLSPREYREKFNKRSVASKLGV, encoded by the coding sequence ATGACACAACTCTCTATCTTACTTACACATCAACACCGCCTCATTAGCATTGCAGCGGTCCTGGATGTATTTGAGTCGGTCAACAACTTCTATAAGCTCCGTCAGCAGGCACCATTTTTTGATATTCAGCTGGTGTGTCTGGATACCCCGGAAAATGATCATACCATCTATGGTTATCATCCACGTTGTATTACCACTGTTCACGAAACCGACCTCGTGTTAATTCCTGCTTTCAGTACAGCAGATCTTCAACAGGCTATCGCCGCCAACCAGGGTTTCCTCCCCTGGCTACGGCAGCAGTACCAGCAGGGGGCTGAAATAGGCAGTTTCTGTACCGGTGCTTTTTTACTGGCAGCTTCCGGCTTGCTGAATAATAAAAAAGCTACCACGCATATTATGTCCAGCGAGGAATTTGCGAAGGCCTTCCCGGAAGTGTTGCTTTATGAGGATAAAGTAATCACGATAGATCACGGCATTTATACCAGCGGAGGCGCCACCAATAGCTTTCACCTGCTGCTGTTTCTCCTCGAAAAATACTGCGGACGGGAAATAGCTGTTCAAACGGCAAAGATGTTTTCGATTGATATGGACCGGGAATCCCAGTCGCATTTTTCTTCTTTTTTACCTCCTAAAAATCACCAGGACAATCTGGTAATAGAAGCCCAGCAACTGATAGAAAGCAAGTATCATCAGGCCAATACAGTAGAAGAGATCATTGTGAATATGCCTTCCAGCCGCAGAAACTTTGTACGCCGCTTTAAGCATGCCACCGGTATCACCCCCATTGTATACCTGCAAAGGACCCGTATAGAAGCTGCCCGTAAACTGCTGGAGCAAACGAATCAAAGTGTAACGGAAGTAATGCTCAACGCAGGCTACAATGATATCAAAGCATTCAGGACACTCTTCAGAAAAAACCTGGGACTTAGCCCCCGCGAATACCGCGAAAAATTTAACAAACGCTCCGTGGCCAGTAAATTAGGCGTATAG
- a CDS encoding metal-dependent transcriptional regulator — MTASEQEYLKQIYLYTQASGDMIHTKQLAIQVNARSASVTDMVKRLAGKEWVIYNPYRGCCLSDKGKGAALQVIRRHRLWELFLAEKLGIDWKEVHTIATKLQSIQSDELIDKLSEYLGNPTYDPHGEAIPDGEGNVPATDYPEVYDLKIGQEAIVFGYRDTGKAFLQYVEKLNLLIGVPVKVLSVIDYNFSIEILAGGADQHIISKETAQQIYVKVIE; from the coding sequence ATGACAGCTTCAGAGCAGGAATATTTAAAGCAGATTTATCTGTATACCCAGGCAAGCGGCGATATGATACATACCAAGCAGCTGGCTATCCAGGTAAATGCCCGGTCTGCTTCTGTAACGGATATGGTGAAGCGGTTGGCCGGCAAAGAATGGGTTATCTATAATCCATACCGGGGCTGCTGCCTGTCTGATAAAGGTAAAGGAGCTGCATTGCAGGTGATCCGGCGGCACCGGCTATGGGAATTATTCCTGGCAGAAAAACTGGGGATCGACTGGAAAGAGGTGCACACCATTGCTACAAAACTGCAAAGTATCCAGTCGGACGAACTCATTGATAAGCTGTCGGAGTACCTGGGAAATCCCACTTACGATCCTCATGGCGAGGCAATTCCGGATGGGGAGGGTAATGTGCCGGCAACGGACTATCCCGAGGTGTATGATCTTAAAATAGGGCAGGAGGCTATTGTGTTTGGATACCGGGATACGGGAAAAGCATTCCTGCAATATGTGGAAAAGCTCAATTTATTGATAGGCGTTCCTGTGAAAGTACTGTCTGTGATAGATTATAATTTTTCTATCGAAATATTGGCAGGGGGAGCGGATCAGCATATCATTTCAAAGGAAACAGCGCAGCAGATCTATGTTAAAGTTATTGAATAA
- a CDS encoding Nramp family divalent metal transporter, protein MLKLLNKSKAVAPGWRKEKTHDSLSEVFSSVRVPVNGSFWKKLLAFAGPGLMVAVGYMDPGNWATDIAGGAQFGYTLLSVILISNLFAMVLQHLSVKLGVVAERDLAQACRDHYSPAVSFILWILCEIAIAACDLAEVIGSAIALNLLFGIPLTWGVVITALDVLIILFFQYKGFRFIESVVAAFILVITGCFIFEMIASKPEIFPLLSGLLPKMEIVTNPSMLYIAIGILGATVMPHNLYLHSSIVQTRDYPRNTAGKKMAIKFATIDSTVSLMFAFFINAAILIVAAAAFHTSGHQDVADITDAHELLTPLLGTTLASTLFAVALLASGQNSTLTGTLAGQIVMEGFLNIRLKPWLRRLITRLVAIVPAFIVAWLYGEKGTANLLVLSQVILSMQLSFAVVPLVLFTSDKNKMGPFVNGRILKVLVTIITVIIIALNGFLLYDELLK, encoded by the coding sequence ATGTTAAAGTTATTGAATAAAAGCAAGGCAGTTGCTCCGGGATGGCGGAAGGAAAAGACCCATGACTCCCTGTCGGAAGTATTTTCCAGCGTAAGGGTGCCGGTTAATGGCAGTTTCTGGAAAAAACTCCTGGCTTTTGCAGGGCCGGGATTAATGGTAGCAGTAGGGTATATGGATCCGGGCAATTGGGCTACGGACATAGCAGGAGGGGCACAATTTGGTTATACCCTGTTGTCCGTGATACTGATCTCCAATCTGTTTGCCATGGTATTACAGCACTTGTCTGTAAAGCTGGGGGTGGTAGCAGAGCGGGACCTGGCGCAGGCCTGCCGGGATCATTATTCTCCTGCGGTAAGTTTCATATTGTGGATCCTTTGTGAAATAGCCATAGCTGCCTGCGACCTGGCAGAGGTGATTGGTTCGGCCATTGCGCTGAACCTGCTGTTTGGTATTCCCTTAACCTGGGGAGTAGTGATCACGGCATTGGACGTACTGATTATCCTGTTTTTTCAGTACAAGGGCTTCCGTTTTATTGAGAGTGTAGTAGCAGCTTTTATATTGGTGATTACAGGCTGTTTTATCTTTGAGATGATTGCTTCCAAACCGGAAATATTTCCCTTGCTGAGTGGGTTATTGCCTAAAATGGAAATCGTGACCAACCCTTCCATGCTATATATCGCTATTGGTATCCTGGGGGCCACGGTAATGCCGCACAACCTGTACCTGCATTCCAGTATAGTACAAACACGTGATTATCCCCGCAATACGGCAGGGAAGAAGATGGCGATTAAGTTTGCTACTATTGATAGCACGGTGTCTTTAATGTTTGCTTTTTTTATCAATGCAGCTATTCTCATTGTGGCCGCCGCGGCCTTTCATACTTCCGGTCACCAGGATGTAGCCGATATAACGGATGCACATGAACTACTGACGCCCCTGCTGGGCACTACGCTGGCCAGTACTTTATTTGCCGTGGCCTTGCTGGCATCGGGCCAGAATTCTACATTAACCGGAACCCTGGCAGGACAGATTGTAATGGAAGGTTTTCTGAATATTCGTTTGAAACCCTGGTTGCGCAGGCTGATTACCCGGTTGGTAGCTATTGTACCGGCCTTTATAGTAGCGTGGTTGTATGGAGAAAAAGGAACTGCCAACCTGCTGGTATTAAGTCAGGTGATCTTATCCATGCAGCTGAGTTTTGCGGTAGTGCCACTGGTATTGTTTACCAGTGATAAAAATAAAATGGGGCCCTTTGTAAATGGCAGGATCCTGAAAGTACTTGTAACGATCATTACCGTGATCATTATTGCACTCAATGGCTTTTTACTGTATGATGAACTATTGAAATAG
- the ygiD gene encoding 4,5-DOPA dioxygenase extradiol yields the protein MDRKDFLKSIALLPLGGYTMQLHELKNITGDFTNTAAMPVLFIGHGSPMNGISDNAFTRALGNMGTALQPPAAILVISAHWLTKGTHVLTAPQPKTIHDFGGFPQALYDVQYPAPGAPEMAAATKAMVTSATVVADDQWGLDHGAWTILKHMYPKANIPVFQMSIDYHQPPAYHFKLAAELKGLRNKGVLIIGSGNIVHNLYQVDFSANPKPYDWALEFDALVKTKLEQGAFTDLVNYHTLGRAAQLSIPTNDHYLPMIYSMGLTDKNEALKFTYEEIQNGSISMRCFQAG from the coding sequence ATGGACCGTAAAGATTTTCTCAAATCAATAGCACTTTTACCTTTAGGAGGATACACTATGCAACTGCATGAACTTAAAAATATCACCGGCGATTTTACCAACACGGCAGCCATGCCGGTACTCTTCATCGGACATGGCAGCCCTATGAATGGCATCAGCGACAATGCCTTTACCCGTGCGTTGGGTAATATGGGTACTGCCCTGCAGCCACCGGCAGCTATACTTGTAATCTCTGCCCATTGGCTCACAAAAGGAACGCATGTTTTAACAGCACCACAACCTAAAACCATTCATGATTTTGGTGGTTTTCCACAGGCACTGTATGATGTACAATACCCTGCTCCCGGAGCACCTGAAATGGCTGCCGCCACCAAAGCAATGGTCACTTCTGCCACAGTGGTAGCAGATGATCAATGGGGCCTGGACCATGGTGCCTGGACCATCCTGAAACATATGTACCCGAAAGCCAACATTCCGGTATTCCAGATGAGTATTGATTACCATCAGCCTCCGGCATATCATTTTAAACTGGCGGCAGAATTAAAAGGCTTACGCAACAAAGGGGTGCTGATCATTGGCAGCGGGAATATTGTACATAACCTTTACCAGGTAGACTTTTCTGCCAATCCCAAACCGTACGACTGGGCACTTGAATTTGATGCACTGGTAAAAACAAAGCTGGAACAGGGCGCCTTTACCGACCTGGTCAATTACCATACCCTGGGCAGGGCGGCACAACTGTCTATCCCTACCAATGATCATTATCTTCCGATGATTTACAGTATGGGGCTGACAGATAAAAATGAAGCCTTGAAATTTACTTACGAAGAAATACAAAACGGTAGTATCAGCATGCGCTGCTTTCAGGCCGGATAA
- a CDS encoding autorepressor SdpR family transcription factor, producing MNTVFKALNDQTRRDILELLKKEDMTAGQIADHFNFSKPTISHHLDLLKQAELLTSVKKGQFIYYSLNITVMDELLKWMLQFTDALPLKKKPVIKYERK from the coding sequence GTGAATACTGTTTTTAAAGCGCTGAATGATCAAACGCGCAGGGATATATTGGAATTGCTTAAAAAGGAGGATATGACTGCTGGTCAGATAGCGGATCATTTTAATTTTTCCAAGCCTACTATTTCACACCATCTGGACTTGCTGAAGCAGGCGGAGTTATTGACCAGTGTGAAGAAGGGGCAATTCATTTATTATTCCCTCAACATTACCGTAATGGATGAATTACTGAAGTGGATGTTGCAGTTTACAGATGCCCTGCCTCTCAAAAAGAAACCCGTTATCAAATATGAAAGAAAGTAA
- a CDS encoding SdpI family protein: MKESKWLKEAPLVILICCPGLVYLYLKHLLPDLLPTHYTVDAAGKWVVDGQSGPLSFVISMLLGSVIVYGALSLPAVLQRLGVAAKQQTIAIGPVFYVLKVGILLLLNGIPVYTMLVAAGKITGGSAAMLAYTGGVFVLLLFNLFVYRLYSRMYHTEGARPLSGKPYIVLWVATHVIISIGPLCILLAPGGLNAGKMIPQFVLVFLAVCGNLLYSVKPNLYLGIRTPWTLRNETVWRKTHRIGGIVFFICGTAGFLATLLADGKQVQYIFITVLAITTLIPVLYSYLIYKKITAQP, translated from the coding sequence ATGAAAGAAAGTAAATGGCTGAAAGAAGCGCCACTGGTAATACTGATCTGTTGTCCGGGGTTAGTATACCTGTATTTAAAACATTTGTTACCTGATTTATTACCTACCCATTACACCGTGGATGCAGCGGGCAAATGGGTGGTGGACGGGCAATCAGGTCCGCTGAGCTTTGTCATCTCCATGTTGCTGGGATCGGTTATTGTATACGGGGCATTGAGCCTGCCGGCAGTTTTGCAGCGGTTGGGCGTTGCAGCTAAGCAACAGACCATTGCCATTGGGCCTGTTTTTTATGTTTTAAAAGTAGGGATCCTCTTGTTGTTAAACGGGATCCCGGTGTATACCATGCTGGTAGCAGCTGGTAAAATTACCGGTGGCAGCGCTGCCATGCTGGCTTATACCGGTGGTGTTTTCGTATTGCTGTTGTTTAACCTGTTTGTATACCGGCTTTATTCCAGGATGTATCATACGGAGGGCGCGCGGCCTTTGTCTGGCAAGCCCTATATTGTTTTATGGGTAGCTACGCATGTAATCATTTCTATCGGACCGCTTTGTATTTTACTGGCACCTGGCGGCCTCAATGCAGGAAAAATGATCCCGCAGTTTGTATTGGTATTCCTGGCGGTGTGCGGGAACCTGTTGTACAGTGTGAAACCTAATCTTTACCTGGGAATCCGTACCCCGTGGACTTTACGGAATGAAACGGTATGGCGTAAAACACACCGTATCGGTGGTATTGTATTTTTTATCTGTGGTACTGCCGGGTTCCTGGCCACGCTGCTGGCTGATGGCAAACAGGTACAGTATATATTTATCACTGTATTAGCAATCACTACACTTATACCCGTTTTATACTCTTACCTTATTTATAAAAAGATAACGGCACAACCTTAG
- the msrA gene encoding peptide-methionine (S)-S-oxide reductase MsrA: protein MLKYSLLSCLLVFSLGACAESKKDKVPDDMEITDTTKTEKATFGAGCFWCTEAQFQQLDGVLKVESGYAGGTVPNPSYEAVCTGTTGHAEVTQITYDPSKITYEALLEAFWLSHDPTQLNRQGNDVGTQYRSVIFYHNEDQHKKAEFYKKKVQESGAYDKPIVTEISPLPTFYKAEDYHQNYYNQNGSQPYCTFVIKPKLDKFKKAFKDHLKKD, encoded by the coding sequence ATGTTAAAATATTCATTATTAAGCTGCCTGCTGGTATTTTCACTGGGGGCCTGCGCAGAAAGCAAAAAAGATAAAGTACCTGACGATATGGAAATAACGGACACTACAAAAACAGAAAAAGCCACTTTTGGAGCAGGATGCTTCTGGTGCACCGAAGCACAATTCCAACAATTAGATGGAGTATTGAAAGTAGAATCCGGCTATGCAGGCGGTACCGTACCTAATCCCAGCTATGAAGCAGTATGTACCGGTACCACCGGGCATGCGGAAGTTACACAGATTACCTACGATCCTTCCAAAATAACGTATGAAGCTTTACTGGAAGCCTTCTGGCTCAGTCATGACCCTACCCAGCTCAACCGGCAGGGAAATGATGTGGGCACCCAATACCGGTCGGTGATATTCTACCATAATGAGGATCAACATAAAAAGGCGGAGTTTTATAAAAAGAAAGTACAGGAATCCGGTGCATACGACAAACCTATCGTAACCGAAATATCTCCTTTACCTACTTTTTATAAAGCGGAAGACTACCACCAGAACTATTATAACCAGAACGGTTCCCAGCCTTATTGCACGTTTGTGATAAAGCCTAAACTTGATAAATTCAAAAAAGCATTTAAAGATCATCTTAAAAAAGACTAG
- a CDS encoding endonuclease MutS2, translating to MKYFPDSALVQLEFDKIQALLQEHCKTELGKQMAADLRLHTHIDYVKTALQQAHEYKQLTLLQEHFPNDYILNLKSELRLLGIQGAILSGEQVMHLRKLAESMGSIFRFFDSDRKIQYAGLHEVIAHTYFEKKITVMIDQVLDEVGQIRDNATPELARIRMQLFRKRNDLRRAFDRMLQKMQKQGYLADIEEAFLNGRRVVAIFAENKRMVKGIIHGESDTRKTAFIEPEETIELNNDIFSLEREEAREVYKILKELTASLSSYSDLLNNYHSILGIYDFIRGKAKLALDMDGNYPMLVPHAQLHLTEAYHPLLLLYNRRNKKPTIPINLSLNRDQHILVISGPNAGGKTVTMKTVGLIQIMLQAGLLVPVHPSSQIGIFKQLMIHIGDTQSLEFELSTYSSHLKNMKYFMENANGKTLFFIDELGSGSDPNLGGAFAEVIMEELAKKHAYGIVTTHYLNLKVMANKVKGIINGAMGFDEQNLLPMYKLLVGKPGSSYTFSIAERIGLNPALINKAKQLVDEGHFQLDKLLNKAEQDLQKVESKEKELQKLLKENERMKKEYEVLADKERKHQQYMLLRLQNQIKEDDLDYLKDMERKLKQIVIEWKRADDKEKVMKQAEALLFRKREKQINDKIQKKVQDKFQEVGGNCKVGDQVKIKSNNQVGKLLEIRDKRAIVQLGNIPINVKLSDLIVVTEKPKEKVG from the coding sequence TTGAAATACTTTCCTGATTCTGCATTGGTGCAGTTGGAATTTGATAAAATTCAGGCATTGCTGCAAGAGCATTGCAAAACTGAACTTGGGAAGCAAATGGCAGCCGATCTGCGTTTGCATACACATATAGACTATGTGAAAACGGCGCTGCAACAAGCGCATGAGTATAAACAACTTACGCTTTTACAGGAACATTTCCCGAATGATTATATCCTGAACCTGAAGAGTGAACTGCGCTTGCTGGGCATACAGGGAGCTATCCTGAGCGGAGAGCAGGTGATGCACCTGCGCAAGCTGGCAGAAAGCATGGGAAGTATTTTCCGCTTTTTTGACAGCGACCGTAAAATACAATATGCCGGTTTGCACGAAGTGATTGCTCACACGTATTTTGAAAAGAAGATCACGGTGATGATAGATCAGGTGCTGGATGAAGTAGGTCAGATACGTGACAATGCTACCCCGGAGCTGGCCAGGATCAGGATGCAGCTGTTCCGCAAGCGGAATGACCTGCGCCGTGCTTTTGACCGCATGCTGCAAAAGATGCAGAAACAGGGTTACCTGGCCGACATTGAAGAAGCATTCTTAAACGGCAGAAGGGTAGTAGCTATTTTTGCAGAGAATAAACGGATGGTGAAAGGGATTATCCATGGGGAATCAGACACCCGGAAAACCGCTTTCATAGAACCGGAAGAAACGATAGAGCTGAATAACGATATATTTTCACTGGAAAGAGAAGAAGCCAGGGAAGTATATAAGATCCTGAAGGAACTAACCGCATCCCTCAGCAGTTATTCCGATTTGCTGAATAACTATCACAGCATCCTGGGTATCTACGACTTTATTAGAGGGAAAGCGAAGCTGGCACTGGACATGGATGGTAATTATCCTATGCTGGTACCACATGCACAGCTCCACCTCACAGAGGCCTATCACCCTTTGTTACTGTTGTATAACCGCCGTAATAAAAAGCCTACCATCCCCATTAACCTGTCATTAAACAGGGATCAGCATATCCTGGTGATCAGCGGCCCCAATGCCGGTGGTAAAACGGTGACAATGAAAACGGTGGGGCTGATACAGATCATGCTACAGGCCGGATTGCTGGTGCCGGTGCATCCCAGTTCCCAGATAGGGATCTTTAAACAGCTGATGATCCATATCGGGGATACACAGTCGCTGGAATTTGAATTGAGTACATACAGCTCCCATCTGAAAAACATGAAGTACTTCATGGAAAATGCAAATGGGAAAACGCTGTTTTTTATAGATGAATTGGGAAGCGGTTCCGATCCAAACCTGGGCGGTGCTTTTGCGGAAGTGATTATGGAGGAGCTGGCTAAAAAGCACGCATATGGTATTGTTACCACACACTACCTGAACCTGAAAGTAATGGCCAACAAAGTAAAGGGCATTATTAACGGTGCTATGGGTTTTGATGAGCAAAACCTGCTGCCTATGTATAAGCTCCTGGTAGGCAAGCCCGGGAGCTCTTACACCTTCTCTATTGCAGAGCGTATAGGCCTGAATCCTGCGCTGATCAACAAGGCCAAACAACTGGTAGATGAAGGGCATTTTCAGCTGGATAAGCTGCTGAACAAAGCAGAACAGGACCTGCAGAAGGTAGAATCTAAAGAAAAGGAATTGCAGAAGCTCCTGAAAGAAAATGAGCGGATGAAAAAGGAGTATGAAGTGCTCGCAGACAAGGAACGGAAGCATCAGCAATATATGTTGCTGCGGCTGCAGAACCAGATTAAGGAAGATGACCTGGACTACCTGAAGGATATGGAACGGAAATTGAAGCAGATCGTAATTGAATGGAAACGTGCAGACGATAAGGAAAAGGTAATGAAGCAGGCAGAAGCCCTGTTGTTCCGCAAAAGAGAAAAACAGATCAACGATAAGATCCAGAAGAAGGTGCAGGATAAGTTCCAGGAAGTGGGTGGTAATTGTAAGGTAGGCGACCAGGTAAAAATTAAAAGTAATAACCAGGTAGGAAAGCTCCTGGAAATCCGCGACAAGAGGGCTATTGTGCAGCTGGGAAATATTCCTATCAATGTAAAGCTGAGCGACCTGATTGTTGTAACAGAAAAGCCCAAAGAGAAAGTAGGATAA